In Accipiter gentilis chromosome 33, bAccGen1.1, whole genome shotgun sequence, the genomic window AGGCCAAACTGGCCAACCAAGCTGTAGCACTTGGTAAAAGCTgggaacaggaggcagaagtTCCCTCCTACCTGAGCGGGACGGAGGACCAGGGCTCATCCAGGATATGACTTAGCACTTTCCAGAGGCCTTTTCATGCAGAGCCTGGTCATTTCTTATCTTCTGAAATGCACAGTCTGCCCATTTATACAGAGCTGCAACACGAAGATACAACTTAAGAGCTATTGAGGTGCTGTATATTCAGACGTTTACAGATAATATAAAAGTGTgaatgaaaaccagcaaaatgaaAGCCATGCTGGAAACTTGTTCTTCAGTATGTGCCTGCACAAGAAATGGCTACCAGGAAAGATAAAAGCATTGTTCTAAAGCATCTGTCTGTAACTTTACCgatgaaaaaacaaagcaacagcacACCCTATCCTACACATGTACCAGGAATTTAACAGGGCTTAATACAAGATTACAGACCATAGTTTGAGATCATTGCAAAACGTGCAAACTGCTTTGAACTCAAGAACAGAAACTTAAACTTTCCCCACAGTTTAGAGTAAGAACTTAATGGCACTGCTTCCTTTATGACTTTACAAGTACTCTTTACAAATGTTACCAGTTTGCAACACTCCACAGCTGTGTGAGGAAGATTGCAGAAGTACTGGTGGAGGGAGCTCTATTGTTTTACAGCTGGGAAATACAGCCTTTAGAAGGAAATGCATCTATCTTACAGATCAGAGGATGAATGAAAAAGATTCTCTAATTactttcagttctgtttcctttGGCTGGAATTTCTGTTTTCCCCAGACGATCGTGTCCAGCCAGAATCTGGGGTAGTACAATGACATTTAtaagaaacagaagggaaagtAGCCACAAGCAAAAGGGACATTCACTGAATACTGCCAGCTTTGAGTAAGATGTGGCAGTATTTAAGTGAACACTCCTGTGACTGTGAACTTCAGAAATTTTCTTAAGGACTGTTCCTCCCAGCCTTGATTTTTCAACTTGCTTACGACCATTAGTCGGGCTGATACCAAAGAAGGCTTAAAGTATGTAGTATGTCTCAGAAGCCACTGTGTACCTTTCAGAACTTGGCCCATGTCAGAAGAATCAGTAGATTTATACTGAACAGTGCTGGTTTTATAGGTAGCATATACTGTAATTTAACTGGGCCAGCCAAAGTGTTTTATGAACTCCATTGACATTATATATGCTGAAATCTAACCTATGTACCTGAATGCTTAATTTTACTAGGCAGGGCGGAGCAGTGGTACTGTGTAGTGATTGGGGCCAGCCCAGTTGCATTTGAAAATGTCTGCCCTAAGCTATTAATCCCTTCATCAGTATGGTTAACCATTGTTAACCAACctggatgaaggaaaaaaaggggccTGAAGAATATTTTTGCCATTGCCCAAAGTTCACCCAAGTACTTGATTTGGAAGAATGACCATAAAAGGGATCACACCAAATGACAGCATGGGCACAATAGTGACTGTGCTTCAACATCCTTAGCTCCACTGGTAAGAGCTGGGGGCTCTTGTGGTCTGGAGTGGACCGAAGCACCAGTGAGTTCCCAGCAAAGGGAAGAGTCAGAGGTACCAGAATGCAAATAAATCAGTAGTCTCTGTCAAACAGTAGGTTCAGCTGGTCAATTCTCCCTCTGCCTTAAAATCtatgaaaacaatgaaaatgaaaataacctAGCCCACATCTGTTAGGATTGTTTGTTAGTaatcacagtattttcttttaaaagagtttAGATGATAGCATATAGTCAGACTAGAGAGATCTGTagatgagaaaaaagaaactgctttgtGTCTTTCACTTTCACCCTGCACAGTTTCTTGTAAATGAAGCTGTAACTGGCAACTGAGCCCAGGTACTCTGACGAGCTTTGCCTTGCAAATCTGAGGTCCTGTGCGGTCCTTTTCCGTTTTAAAGTGTCTATTGCCTGAAATTCATATCTGTTCAAATTGTAGCAGAGCTACAGATCTTCAAATGCTCCTGTacaaaatttgaaattatttgaacGTGTTTTATGTTTGGAAGGTCAAAACTCCAAAGGTGCAAGCAAAAACGTGCACAAATTGTCACGCCTGCTCTGCACAGCCACTTTATGCTATGTGACATTTGCGTGAATCTTAGACACCATCTATACGGAACTGATGTCTCCTAGTTGGCTCTTAAAGTATTGACAGTTTCTATTTTGAATAAACAAGCACTGTTGGCTTTTGCAATAGTACTGCAAGCCTGGTTTTGTGGGCTCGTCAGGTTTTGAAAATAAGGCATACTGGTTTTGCATTTAtcatttactgctgcttttcatgACAAGCTGAAAGCTTGCTCAGTTTTTGGCTTCAATATTTTTTAATCCCTGAAGAGTCACTTTTTGGTTGTATTTAAATTTCAAGTCCAAGTTTTGTTGTTTAATTTGGAGGGCTGCCCTATATAGAGCTACATTTAGAAACAAACATTGTGTTGCACAACTACATATGTTTAAGCCAtcttaaaaaatcaaatatatctttttaatataattcattaataattatttaaatgtattcagATAAATAAATGTTTGTATAGTTGCCTCACTGCAGTCTTCGTCGCAACCATCAGTTCAGTAGAAAGGTCAGGTTGCCCATACGTaagaagttattttaatattttcccttGAAGTGGGACCTTTTCACAATTTCTTTGTATGTTCCTCtggttcattttgttttcctgtttagtTCATAACACAAGGTCTAGAGTCTCACTGGAATGCGCTGATGAAAGTCTTTTAGCACCAGTAGATGTGTTTACCTTAACAGAAACTGAGTTCCATGAGGTACTCATGGATCAGTTGTCAGTGGTGGTTGTTCAAGACTCCGAATGCCAGCAATAAAAGTCTGACCTTCATTCCATCAAATTCATATTTGACCCTGCATATTCTGGGCTTAGTGGAAAGAGATGGGTCTTAATTAGAGAGTTTCAATATAGTGTTAAATATAAGGTGCTGTACAGACTACCAACTAGAACCTGTGATTAAAATCACTTAAGTCAAGAGGTGGAGGCAGTTTGTGACATTTTAAtgtcaaattatattttaaattgtgaCATTTCCATATGAGTCGTATAAGTCTTTCTAGGCTGAGCTGATATCTCCCAGTTGGCTCATGCAATCTTGTGTCTTTTGATTTTATAATAAATGAAAGAAGCCTAAGAatgtgaaaacatatttcagcAATTATACATTGAAAGTCCTGATTTAGGAAGAATTCTGTGATTTTACTTACCGTTTTATATCTTCTGTTAGACCTATTAAGAGATAAATAGGCCTTGTATAGCCCATACACTAATGTGACTTTCATCCAAAATTAACGCTATTGTACATGTGTTACAATAGCATGTAATAGCATGTGCAATGCTACTGGTGTGAAGATTCATTCATTCATGCCAGTAGTTGGGGAAGCGAGCTACTATTTGTAGGTGGTATGGCAATAAATGCATTCTAAGTCTGGGCTTATAACTACTTCCATTTTTAAACCTTGCTTTACAAAGTGCATGCCATAATGTAAGAAATTGAAAAATCAAGCTTATTTAGGCCCTAGTCCATCTAAGTACATAAAAACATAAGTGCTATTATTGAGCGGCTTTAAACAAAAGTTTCACTGCTGTTGATTTCCTCtttatgttatttttgctttttcagtcatTCAGCTCTTTGTTCTGAATTCATGCTCTGCTTCCCCACTGCAGAGAAACACAAGGCCAGCTGTTCCTTCAGCTACGAttttagcttttgctttctgaaataccAATACCAGTGCCTTCCCACTCAGCACTTAGCAGCATTCTTCCCATTCAAGGCCATTTCTGCTCTTCATCCCAGTATTACTGACAGCACCAGGTTAGTCAGGAGACCGGCTGCTCACAAGCAGTTTCTAAAGAGGATGCCAGTGCTGCTAGTGCCCTGTGGCCAGTGCAGGATCCAGTCTAGCATCTCTGGGCAATCACATAGGCAAAGCTTTAGTCACAgctttatagaaaataaatgcagcCATTTTACATGGAGATTCTCTGATCTCAGAGCAAAATTTGGTTAGTTAAGGACAGTCACTACATCTGTGTCTTAGGTGATACACCATGGGAATACAAGTTAAAAACATTGGCTGAAGCATAGGGAATAGTGAGGAGTATTCACTTTCACACAGATTTTCAGTGACTAGAAAACAGCTGACTGGTCTGCTTGGCTGTGTGACCTGCAGCTGCCACCAAACTTGTTACCAAATGTCTGTCTCCTGAAGACTCCACAAAATACTCCCTCACACAGCTTTCTCCTCTCTGGCTCCCCATGAACTTTTGGAAGCTCACTTCAAACTTTCCTCTTAAAGTAGCTTGATGTTAATCTCAAACTTCCaagttttttcctgaataaatgCAGGTGTGTGCTGAGTGTGAGATTGGTATAAAATTACTGAGATGTCATATTAAAACTCTGAACTACTTTTAATCCTGTTCtaacattttattaatttcaaattacCTTGATTGGTGGTGGTGTAGCtgtgatgtttttgttttaaacaagctAAGGCTCGTAGGGAGAGATGGTCTCTTTGATTGGATCTGAGAAAGATCTTATCTGCTTGAAAATTTGACTATTAGTAAGAGCCTCTCCCTAGTAAGCACCAGAAATTTATTTCGTTAATATTTGAACAGGCCTTGAATATTGCAAAACCTGCCAATGTATGCTCTGGAATGGCTGTAACTTCTCAGCCTTACTGGCCTCTATgtatattttgaatatttgacATCTCAgattttaagttttcaaaaataaaatgccacTCTTCTGGTTACTTTTCTTTAGGAAAATTATCCTTCTCTCACTCCACTGGATTAACTGGATGCTGACAATGCTAATCAGATATATTTAGGCAAAGCCAGCAGCTGTCAAGAGACAACACTGTGGTCTGTATTCCCCTACACTGGTTATAGGGGCTCTCCAGTCCTGTTAAGCTTCTCCTAAACATCCAATTCTTTTATGAAGTGAAATGAAGTCGGAAAGACTGAACGACTGAAGTCTCCTAGCTACTGGATTCACTTCAGTCAGGATGAAGATCTAATGCTTTGGATGCCATTCATACTTACTGTTTAAaaagagttctttttttcttggtgcaGGAGTTTGAATAAGCTCATCTGGAAACCAGCTGTACAGACTATTTCCAGAGCAGCAAGCAATACTGGTAAAGTAAAGACTatgattaattcctttttttttctttcatcatgtCATAGTCCTATTCCATAGAACGCTGGTTTATTTCAGTTACATACCATCATATTTATagcatggaaagaaagaaacGGGCAACACCCACTTCTGCAGAATGTGACTGGAGCTCTCTAAGCATTTCCTTTAAGTATTCTTTGTAAATGAAATGAGTCAGCTAAACTGGAGAGCACTGCACTGTTTTTGTAGCCTGTAGGCTACCATCAGTAGGGACGTGTGGTGAGTGACAGCAACTGGTTAAGTTTGCGTGACGGTGAGAgcaattaaataatttctcaTGTTAAGGGTGGCTGTACAATCTAAGGTTTCCATCCTTTCTGAGGAGGTGCCTAAGCCAGATGCTGTTTTTCCTCTGCCACACACTGGATGCAGCTGTCAGCtcctggcagctgcaggaagactCTTGCTCTAATCCTCTACTGATTCCACTAAGCATATGCTAACATGCTATGTATAGCATCTGTATTAGCTTCTCAAGAAAAAAGAGCACGAGAGGGTGCCTTACTAAGGCTTTACTTGATGGCATTTGCCATGAAAGTTAGTTCATCTTACCTTAGAGTGATTCCCATGCAGTTTTGGCAGGACAATACTACGGGAGAGGCCAGACTCTTCTTGTTGTTAGTAGTAGTATTTTGATGTCTGTTGTTCACGTTTACCTGCCTTGTCCAAGTCACTTCTAAAACGTCACTTATTCAGAGCTATCTGCTAACTAAAACTTTGGCAGGTTGTACCTAGAGCTTTCCTGTTTCAGCAAATGACTTGCCTGGCTCCAGGTCTTTTGCTGGTCAAACATAATTTAGCATCCACATGCCAGACTGATCAGTCCCAAAGCATAAATTACAAGCAGCTGAAGTTCATGTTAGGGATGCAAATATGACTGACTCCCAACCCATTAAGTCCAACCCACTGACCCATCAATTTCAAGTAATTAATGAAATTCAGTGATGATGAGGTAGGATGAGGATGGTTTTCCAGGATTCATCCAGCATGTCAGCGTGTCCACATTGCATCTTTTATGCAGTACCAAAAAAACACCAGAGAACAACTGAATTTTATATTCTTGTGATTGTTTCATATAGTTCTGTGTGCAATATAAGAAAATAAGCATAAACTAGGGTGGATCTCTTAAAGGTGAAACTTGACAGTTCTTGTCTGTGCTAAAAGTTGTCCTTCAGTGAAGTTTCATATGAGTACCACAGAAGGGAAGATGGTTTGTCTCAGGTCCCTCTTCTCACTTAGAAAGTAATGCATTTTTACAAAGTATTGTTTTCTTATCTTGCTTCTGTCATGCTTAGCTCCTGTACGCTGCTTTCTTTTACTGACGGAGAATATAAAAGACGCAATCGTATCACTTTGCAGTTTACTCTGTGATTGTGGGCAGTGTCTGCAAGAGATGCTAACACAGAGCAGCACCTGCCAGCAAGTTGCACAACAGAGCAGGTGGAGAGCTACCATTGGCCTGTCCCCATCACACTTGAATCCcctgagctgctgggctgccaCAGACAAGTTTTTCTATAGTATCTGTTTTATGGACATTTGTGGGACATTCAGACATTACCATTATGTTCCATGTATTTATCAGCTCCACGCTTCATGACTTTTCTTCCATTCATCTGTGGAGCTTCCAGGTAGCCCTGTTTCTAAAGCAAGTATtcagaaaatactaaaaataataaaaaaatcttgattgCTTGGATTccaaatcttaaaataattaaaaaaaaactttttttgaaatCTAGTTAGTGACTTCTCAGTACTAGGAAAGagaaactgagaaataaaactgaagaaccTTTTCTGTACACATTAACCAATGGACTGGGATAGAAAtcttctttaaaacttttttggGTAGGATGAAAGACTGTACAATAACAGAAAGAAGGATTTTTCTGATTGTGTAATATCAGCCTTTTACCAAAATTAGAGAGGGGGGCAGAGAATTGCTTCCATTTTAAGTAGTACTGTCAGTGAGAGTGTGAAAAGGTCTGAGCTGGAGATAAAATTTCAAGTTGCTCCTTCTTTGGAAATCCCTTTTCATGGAGATCTAGGGTCAAATTCTTTTCTAAGTTCTCTTGACACCATACCAACAAAACAGTGCCAGAGTAATTGAGGGAGACCTGGCTCCTGCTATGCTGTGGACTAACTTATCAATGTGTAGTCTGGCCTTTTTTTACCCATACTGTGACAGCATCTTGCATGCATGTCAGCATGAGGAATAATGTCCTTGAAGACTGCTTTGAAGAAAGGCACATATTGTAGTAGCAGGCAGAAGAAGATTGATTCCTTCTTTTTAATCCACACAAACGAAAATTGTGTCTCATCCAGCATGTTCTCAGAAAATGTGCTCAGGTTTAATCCAGTCTAATTTAGAGCCTGTCAGCCACCAGCTCATTGCCTTTTCcaagtgtgtgctgagcttcctCTGCTGCCCTTAAATCAGAGGATGATCTCTGGGATCATCTCCAGAAAACAGTCTGTTGAGGCATCAGAcattcttcctgcagctgcaaaacGTGTCTCTATGCTGAGCTGAGCCAGTTCTTTGATAAGACCTTTGCAGATAATTCAGTATAACTTTGCATTTTACAGAAAGATAAGGATTTTCTGGTTTAGGAAAACAAATCCATTTCTTGGTGCAGATTGCCAGTGCTTCTGCCCTTCTTCTCATAACACAGTTTCTTCAAGTAAAATCTTTTGAAAGGGACCTTTTAGTTTTCCTGGAGATTACACTCTTGTAGGGGTCTTGCCTTCATCTGTAGATTTAATGGCTTAATAAGCATTAGGACCTCCAATTATACAGTAACAAATAGGAATACAATACTTTTATCAATATTTggcacaattaatttttttttatgtgaaactAAATATTGATGCTGTCAAGTGACTGCATCTTAGGGGCATAAATTACAAATATTCTTCTCCTGTGAGCCTTGGTCAAATTTTGCATTCATATACAGTAACCATCTAATGTCTTTCTATTCCTGTAAGCCATATGAGTTGATTGCCAGATTTCATGATTCTGTATTGTGCTTAGATGTCAGGTTTTTTATTCTTACTACCAATATTCTCTTTTATTCTTACTGTAAATGGTAACAGAAAGTTAGCTACTTCCTTacactataaaaataataaagtccCATTTACAGAATGTCtctgaacagaaaatatttctggaaaaaaagatatgCTGAATAAATAATCCATAGCATGATGGgtgagtaggaaaaaaaggtcttttgatgtattttgctactcaaaacaaaactggattttttaaataaagtcacTGGCTATTTTAATGGAGAACAAAATCTGCTTTAAAGAAGAATGACTACAGGCGAATCAGTTCTCTGTGCATTTTTACCGGTTTTACAGTTCTGTAGGTAACAGAACTGGTGAAATTGAGGAATCCACCCCCTTGGTTTtcctgattcttttcttttgctttgttccaTCCTCCTGTTTTTCCATTAGCTTATTTCTTGGcttattttctaaatgaaatgtcaatccacccacccacccaaagcAAACCATAACATTTAAAGGATTTCAGATTGCGGCAAAGCGAATTAGCTTGTCTGTAATATAAACAGACAGCAAATAAATCCCTAAGGCCCTTGGAATTAAAGCGTCCCAGCTTAAAGCTGCCTGTACTTTCAGTGCATTATGCTCCACAGATTTCCACATAAGTATATACAATAAAAAGGTACCCTGAAAGCATCCCTGAGAAAATCAGCatgtgcattttggttttttctcacGAAACTGGAGGATCTTCGTCAACAAAACAGTAAATATCAAGGGATCATTTCTTGCTAAGTAGTGAAGGAATACCATGGAAAACTATCTGGGATGGCTCCAACAGCCTGGGAGGAGGTGCGGGCAAGTCTTACGCTGGTGTAACCCGGGGCTGGGAGCAAAGCCCATAAACCAGTCTGCAGGACGAGTTTGCTCAGACAAGTTGAGACACAGCAAAGGGTATTTTCTGCTCAAACCAAACCATTGACTCAGATTTTACGCTAGGTTTTGCACATGAAGGAGCCGATCCCGAACTGGATTCAGGTGAAATGAGAACCAGCTGTCCCAAAACTCGGGTGAGGCTCTTAATAGATTATCACCGGTGGAAGAGGCGGGTGCTGGCCCCCAGCTGCCTGGTGCATGGCACGCTTTTTTCCTCCGGTCACAAATGACAGCCACTGGAGCAGCTGTGCACGGGTGGCGTGTTGGGATCGGGGGGACCACCCGGGAGTAACTTCACTTGTCCCCGACTTGCACCAAGCGTATCACACCTGTGCCGAGTACTTTCCGTGGAAGCCGGGTTTGGTTTAACGCAGGAAACTCGGCAGCGGGTGTGCTGGTTGTGTGAGGCGGCGTGCCCAGTTCTGCAGAACAGGgtgtttgcgctccctctgcccTCGCCAGGTGAGCGGTTCACCGCTGAGGGAGCGGCGGTGGCGGGGACCGGCCCGGCAGAAACACGGCGGAGTTCCTGCGAACGCCGCTCCTCGCGGGACGCTGAAGCgaagcggcgcggcgcggcgcgacGGCCCCGCACAAGCAGGGGGGCTGCTGCGCCCTAGCTTTACTGGAAAGGCAGTGGGCCGGTCCCTCCGCCGCTGCCTCCGCGCCCCGAGGCCTGCCGCCGGGCTCCGGGGCCGGTCCCCGCCTTCCCCCGgccctccccggcggcggcggcggcgccgcggcgcggccatcccctcccctcccctcccctcgcctCAGGTGGCGGCGCCGGGGCCCGCCGCCGTCTGCcgctggggcggggcgggccgagccgcgcGCCCCTTCCCGCCTTTCCCCTCAGCGGCTGCGCGCCGCGGGGCACCGGCCTCCGCTCGGCCGCCTCGGGGCCGCCCTCGGTTGGCGGCGGCCTGCCGGTGCGACTCGCAtggccggggccgcgccggggccgccggTGAAGGTGCTGGCCGCCCAGCTGCggggggcggtgcggggcgacgGCGGGACGTGGCTGTTGAGCCGGGCGGAGGCGGGCCGGGCGCCGTTGCGCCTGCAGGCCGTGTGGATGCAGGGCACCGTGCTGGAGGTGGAGCGCGGCGGCGCCcgcggcggctcggcccggctgcAGGACGACAGCGGCCCCTTCACCGTGCTGGGGGTGGAGGAGGTGCCCAAAGGGCGGCCCTGCCTCAGCGCAGGTaccgggggctgggggtggcGCTGAGCGGCCCGCGGGGTGTGGGGAGCGCTTTCCCTCCCCGCGTGGAAAGGAATTCGGCAGAGCGCCTGCTGGGGCAGGCCTGCTTGCCCACTGGCTACACGGAGCCTTAGGGGTGGTTCTTGCCTCTGCGTCGAGTATGTGTCTGAGCTTGCGCAGCTGCGCGGAGGACACGCTTTTACATACGCGAGCATTCATAAAAGGGGCATCCCGAAAAAGCTGCGCTGCTGTAGCAGTCGCAGAAGGAGCAGCGTGTGCTGCGGCAGGGGAGCGTCTTTGTGGCTGTCAGTACAAAGGCTTGTGCTGTCTTCCCCTGTGAGTTCCAATAAGGATAGGGCCTGTTTTCAGTTCTCCACAGTTTCTGGAAATGTTTGATCAAACCGGGGTTTGATCAGCTGCTCAGAAGAGCTGTGAGTCGAGGAACGAGGATagggatttttcctttttctttttctttttttttctttctttttctttttctctttctttttctttttcttttttccttcaccaGTACTGTTAATTCAACTGGAGAAGTGCTGGACTGCAGGAATTGTGGTACGAAGTAGTCACACTGCTTAATTTTGAGTCTTCTGAATTGTCCTCCCTCCACTTACACAGCAGAAGGAGGAattgtgtgctggttttgactctTATTGTATGTGAAAATCTAGTAAAATTGCTGTAAAAATGGCCGTATAGATAatgaagcctttttctgaaatttagTTTTAGCAATCTTAGTTCCTTGAGATTTCTTGGAAGTATTGGCAGCTTTAATTCAAACTATAACTacttggttttaaatattttgctttctgaattaaaaataaaatgaaaatacaaaggtTAATTAAATTTcgtgcttgcttgttttttttaggGAAGTATGTAATGGTGATGGGTGTGGTGCGCTCCTGCAGTCCTGAGCCTATTCTTCGAGCAATAAAGATGACAGATCTTTCTGAAAACCCCGTTCATAAGAATATGTGGAGCCTTGAAGTGGAGGATTTGCACAGAGTCATCCCCTAGATACCTTTTCTTCTGCCTAAAATATctggaaatgtactttttttgttttgttgtgttttgtttgttttgctgctgcttcttggtgCAGAGCACTGGGCCATTCTGTGTGTTAGTGGTTTCAAACAACTACCAGTTAGTTTTGGAGTAAACTGAAGTGAGAAGTCGGGCTCCGAGTTAAGTGGAGGATCAGTGCAGATAATCACAATGTTCATCTCTTTCACAGTCTCTTTTTATACCAACAGATTTGAGAAACACTTGATGCTTTCTGTGTAACATATCTATGCTATTAAGAATACTACATGTTTCTTCATCTGTTGGTTGCTGTCGCTAGGACCATGTGTTTAGATAGTCATTCCTACAGTGGGGTATTCTTGGCAGAAAGGGCTGCACAGAACTCATGTTACCAGGGTGAACTCAATATGTGGAATGAAGGCAAAATGTGTTTCAGTCTACTTAGACTGCAGTTGGAAATAACATCTTcgtctgtgttttttctttcagtaataaCCATGTCAGTAAACTCTACTTGTAAGAGAGATGTCTCTTTCTAACTGTAAGCAGTC contains:
- the RMI2 gene encoding recQ-mediated genome instability protein 2, which gives rise to MAGAAPGPPVKVLAAQLRGAVRGDGGTWLLSRAEAGRAPLRLQAVWMQGTVLEVERGGARGGSARLQDDSGPFTVLGVEEVPKGRPCLSAGKYVMVMGVVRSCSPEPILRAIKMTDLSENPVHKNMWSLEVEDLHRVIP